Proteins from one Mesorhizobium sp. AR10 genomic window:
- a CDS encoding ATP-grasp domain-containing protein codes for MRVAIVWNHDHTGVINRFGQSRGQDNDHGTVERVVAALQEGGHETLVCEGDKGLLTTLERFMPPDPQARPSGMVFNMGYGIQGEYHYTHVPAMLEMAGVPYTGSSPLGHGLAHDKVITKRLIRDQGVPTPNFRVMHRGTESTGDLRFPVVVKPRNESASRGLQFVHEPARLRQAVEVIVTQYSQDALVEEYIEGREISVALLGNGELEVLPLVEQDFGNRETRLMTWEDKMHMAVAAPQKICPAQIGSRLATMLRDISVATFRACHCRDYARVDFRIDRSGQPFVLETNSMPSLDMRDSYVLAATTAGHSFSSLVNHILNVAHTRYFGNGSPKAEHASNRDRIFPP; via the coding sequence ATGCGGGTAGCTATCGTGTGGAACCATGATCATACGGGCGTGATCAACAGGTTCGGTCAGTCTCGTGGGCAGGACAACGACCACGGGACAGTCGAAAGGGTGGTGGCGGCATTGCAAGAGGGCGGCCACGAGACGCTAGTGTGTGAAGGCGATAAAGGACTGCTCACTACGCTCGAGCGGTTCATGCCACCCGATCCGCAAGCCCGCCCCTCGGGAATGGTCTTCAACATGGGATACGGAATTCAGGGCGAGTACCATTACACCCACGTCCCGGCCATGCTCGAGATGGCCGGTGTCCCATACACCGGATCGAGCCCGCTCGGGCATGGGCTGGCGCATGACAAGGTCATCACCAAGCGGCTCATCCGCGATCAGGGCGTGCCGACGCCGAACTTTCGCGTGATGCATCGCGGCACCGAGAGTACCGGCGACCTGCGATTCCCGGTGGTGGTGAAGCCGCGTAACGAATCCGCCAGCCGCGGATTGCAGTTCGTACATGAGCCCGCTCGGTTGAGGCAGGCCGTGGAAGTGATCGTCACGCAGTATTCGCAGGATGCGCTCGTGGAAGAATACATTGAGGGGCGGGAAATCTCCGTTGCGCTGCTTGGAAACGGAGAGCTCGAGGTGTTGCCTCTGGTGGAGCAGGACTTCGGAAACCGCGAAACGCGTCTTATGACTTGGGAAGACAAGATGCATATGGCGGTCGCGGCGCCGCAGAAGATTTGCCCGGCGCAAATCGGGAGCAGGCTTGCGACGATGCTGCGGGATATTTCGGTTGCGACCTTCCGTGCCTGCCACTGCCGGGACTATGCCCGGGTCGACTTCCGGATCGATCGCTCCGGCCAGCCCTTTGTCCTAGAAACCAACTCCATGCCGTCGCTCGATATGCGGGACTCTTATGTCCTAGCCGCGACGACCGCCGGACACAGCTTCTCGAGCTTGGTCAATCACATCCTCAATGTCGCTCACACGCGGTATTTCGGAAACGGCAGCCCCAAGGCCGAACACGCGTCGAATCGCGACCGGATTTTTCCGCCATAG
- a CDS encoding MurR/RpiR family transcriptional regulator, which produces MDLPVASAIKDSYELFPRQMKVAARWLLDHPTEVALLSMREQARRAGVPPATLTRLAKRLGFDGFNKLKEIFADSIRERPKSFAGRAEESMARREAEGDGVLIGDTIKALRGYLSDFAQPSAIAALAAAADLMVESRHIFCIGLRSSFPAAQLMHYVGSLLGSPTILLDGIGGTANDPLRFVGPRDVLLAVTVSPYTRYTMQVAEFAVSRGAKLVALTDSELSPIAKLSEIVIRVRTEMPTFFHTMTPAFAAVECLVELIAARRGSRALEALAANEAHLAAFDTYVLQIPRVPQRPRPPRTRRRCSRTSTRCR; this is translated from the coding sequence ATGGATTTGCCCGTCGCAAGTGCCATCAAGGACAGCTACGAGCTGTTCCCGCGACAAATGAAGGTCGCCGCACGTTGGTTGCTCGACCACCCCACGGAGGTCGCACTGCTGTCAATGAGGGAGCAGGCGCGCCGAGCAGGAGTGCCTCCGGCGACACTAACGCGCCTCGCAAAGCGCCTCGGCTTCGATGGTTTCAACAAATTGAAGGAGATATTCGCCGACAGCATCAGGGAACGGCCGAAAAGCTTCGCGGGACGTGCAGAAGAATCAATGGCACGACGAGAGGCCGAGGGGGATGGCGTCCTCATCGGCGATACGATCAAAGCCTTGCGGGGCTATCTAAGCGACTTCGCGCAGCCCTCCGCGATTGCGGCGCTGGCAGCCGCCGCCGATCTCATGGTGGAATCACGACACATTTTTTGTATCGGCCTCCGCTCAAGTTTTCCTGCAGCCCAGCTGATGCACTATGTCGGGTCATTGCTCGGCTCGCCCACGATATTGCTCGACGGAATAGGCGGGACGGCCAATGATCCGCTCCGGTTTGTCGGTCCGCGAGATGTCTTGCTAGCAGTTACTGTTAGCCCGTACACTCGCTACACAATGCAGGTCGCCGAGTTCGCGGTTTCGCGCGGTGCGAAGCTAGTCGCTTTGACCGACAGCGAGCTATCTCCGATCGCTAAACTTTCCGAAATTGTGATCCGCGTTCGGACCGAAATGCCTACGTTTTTTCACACCATGACTCCCGCATTCGCAGCGGTGGAGTGCCTTGTGGAACTGATCGCGGCCCGGCGCGGAAGCCGCGCGCTTGAAGCCTTGGCGGCGAACGAAGCACATCTCGCAGCATTCGATACTTATGTCCTGCAGATACCGCGCGTGCCGCAGCGCCCGCGCCCGCCGAGGACGCGCCGGCGTTGTAGCCGAACTTCCACGCGTTGCCGGTGA